A window of Synchiropus splendidus isolate RoL2022-P1 chromosome 9, RoL_Sspl_1.0, whole genome shotgun sequence contains these coding sequences:
- the il22ra2 gene encoding interleukin-22 receptor subunit alpha-2: MTHYAQTGLEGTVTSAGEACHCVSVVGRRTSTMTRLLLTVLLLESLRASEQGAEILTPPAHVRFQSLDYRNVLHWSPGGNSSGLKYSVQWKIYGEPEWLDADGCQAIQKQHCDLSSVTSDLREWYYARVQASSSPSSQSAWVLSPRFSPRWDTQLSPPNLQLNGTRQGIVVRVKAVRLKISLDLTYRIFLINTDGKEVEYELDSHKLVVKKLRRKSKYCVQAQTLVPTHGKSSERSRRECVSTL; the protein is encoded by the exons ATGACTCACTATGCTCAGACTGGCCTCGAAGGCACCGTGACGTCTGCAG GTGAAGCCTGCCACTGTGTCAGTGTCGTCGGCCGCCGCACCAGCACCATGACCCGTCTGCTGCTCACcgtcctgctgctggagagccTGCGTGCCTCTGAGCAAG GTGCAGAGATTCTGACGCCCCCTGCCCACGTGAGGTTCCAGTCTCTGGACTACAGAAATGTCCTCCACTGGTCACCTGGAGGCAACAGCAGCGGACTGAAGTACAGCGTCCAGTGGAAGAT tTACGGCGAGCCCGAGTGGCTGGACGCAGACGGGTGTCAGGCGATTCAGAAGCAGCACTGTGACCTCAgcagtgtgacctctgacctcagggaGTGGTACTACGCCCGAGTCCAGGCCTCCTCCTCGCCCTCCAGCCAGTCAGCTTGGGTCCTCTCCCCCAGATTCAGCCCTCGCTGGGACA CCCAACTGAGTCCACCGAACCTGCAGCTCAACGGCACACGACAGGGCATCGTGGTACGAGTGAAGGCGGTCCGGCTGAAGATCAGCTTAGACCTGACCTACAGGATCTTCCTCATCAACACAGATGGAAAAGAG GTGGAGTATGAGTTGGATTCACACAAGCTGGTCGTGAAGAAGCTGCGGCGCAAGAGCAAGTACTGCGTGCAGGCCCAGACCCTCGTCCCCACGCACGGCAAGAGCAGCGAACGCAGCCGGCGGGAATGTGTCAGCACGCTGTGA
- the ifngr1l gene encoding interferon gamma receptor 1-like, translating into MADHMPQFRYERDSRRPCCGSPVAASASSNRWGHSKQNTWIVTHDEARLKEVVISHSATTYLPPSVPPPSNVTLRCGNFRNTVQWVYKDLTPGLRFKVEYGQIFGSPSVPGPLWVDPPDLQADVSFLSDPINDYYVTVAAVVGNDQSDASPPDGLIFTYSQNSAASIKCTLDLPPVKVTEQPDSKVAIGFQHPWLFYKEKMPSSFRSRVEQMMEEWPVFNYNVVKQGSDYPFLCEEEVCTGELSVNSSEKTLCLEITGILEKIEVRGTQEYCVSLTSRHDNSTTIIAVVSALVVFAVAAIVFIVIRKFIHPSSLTPPTIFQRISSGSHEEYMQAAPEEVMDVAVKVDSPEALLTAQELPAAEEPSSSHFICRLPIGLQDNHVAVADVSEEGGQRDDDDGDDDDLLQEQPDIPSAYSQKRNMDAIISGCKNAAGSLDELEPGELVETYRDASDSPRL; encoded by the exons ATGGCTGACCATATGCCGCAGT TCCGGTATGAGCGTGACAGCCGCCGTCCTTGCTGCGGTTCTCCTGTGGCAGCAAGTGCAAGCAGCAACCG ctgggggCACTCTAAGCAAAATACCTGgattgtgacccacgacgaagcacgtctcaaggaagtggTCATCAGCCACAGTGctacaacctatttaccaccatcag TGCCCCCGCCGTCCAACGTGACCTTGCGATGTGGCAATTTTCGCAACACTGTTCAATGGGTGTACAAGGATTTAACTCCAGGCCTCAGATTCAAGGTGGAGTATGGCCAGATTTTCGGCTCACCCAG TGTGCCAGGACCACTGTGGGTGGACCCACCTGACCTTCAAGCCGACGTGTCCTTCCTCTCCGATCCCATCAATGATTATTATGTGACGGTGGCTGCTGTGGTTGGAAACGACCAATCGGACGCTTCACCCCCTGATGGGCTCATCTTCACCTACTCCCAGAACTCAGCTGCCTCAATTAAAT GTACTCTGGACCTTCCACCCGTGAAAGTGACTGAACAGCCGGATAGTAAGGTGGCTATCGGCTTCCAGCATCCCTGGCTGTTCTACAAAGAAAAGATGCCATCTAGTTTTAGGTCCCGGGTCGAACAAATGATGGAGGAGTGGCCTGTCTTCAATTACAATGTTGTCAAGCAG GGAAGTGACTATCCCTTCCTGTGTGAAGAGGAAGTGTGCACGGGCGAGCTATCGGTGAACAGCTCTGAGAAGACCCTGTGCCTGGAGATAACGGGGATCCTGGAGAAGATAGAAGTCAGAGGGACTCAAGAGTACTGCGTATCACTGACATCGAGACACGACAACA GCACGACCATCATCGCCGTGGTCTCCGCCCTGGTTGTCTTTGCAGTGGCTGCCATAGTCTTTATAGTGATCCGCAAATTTATCCATCCTTCGAGCTTGACACCACCCACG ATCTTCCAGAGGATTTCAAGTGGGAGTCATGAGGAGTATATGCAGGCCGCTCCAGAAGAGGTGATGGATGTTGCAGTCAAGGTGGACTCCCCAGAAGCTCTGCTGACCGCTCAAGAGTTGCCTGCTGCAGAAGagccctcctcctcccactttATTTGCCGACTGCCGATCGGATTGCAGGATAATCATGTGGCGGTCGCTGATGTCAGCGAAGAGGGAGGTCagcgtgatgatgatgatggtgatgatgatgatcttcttcaggagcagccggaTATCCCTTCAGCTTACTCACAGAAGAGAAACATGGATGCCATCATCAGCGGCTGCAAGAACGCGGCCGGTAGCTTGGACGAGTTGGAACCAGGCGAGTTGGTAGAAACGTACCGTGACGCGAGTGACTCGCCAAGGCTGTGA